A window of the Zeugodacus cucurbitae isolate PBARC_wt_2022May chromosome 2, idZeuCucr1.2, whole genome shotgun sequence genome harbors these coding sequences:
- the LOC105218125 gene encoding uncharacterized protein LOC105218125, translating into MEDDERQNLNLNEIWRACRKIQATIFRYGFDICADFMEHDPNCTGLISNSLFTSILGKYKNVAGLSEFELREVTDYFRLRDGRIAYKQFCKVVCQEPASTNKKDLATGLEWNDPMHINVIPRPEDRRRLCLILIKIAQFSNLPLFPYFQDYEIVSQNVGVVTVAHFSRVLHFMKIPISDDDFLLLLKRYIKDSYTVNYVAFIRHIQNILDYLKQNNLLDDAMKIIKDFPGRLVDLELSELPAINGTKVAFKIFPDLCNHPKEYKDVCDLIFCIQNFIHKRRIRVKEFLECFDHLRTGTITKNQFERALDNVGVRKYLSQRDMRMLFTRYIDPIDTNRIMWRLFEDEIDKVFTIKHLEKTPLLEVQSPPDYIKHMPRDGALDWDHAEEVMRNYCEEALQRIQMRIRNRRLHLHPFFRNYDKLNRGHVGCNQANQVFLTNGILLSNNELNALLARYGNELGFNYTKFLEHADPAEYAVPKLKPHPEALKTECPATSKSVGDNYTEEYIIKLLSNIKRQAITRSINIIDFLQDYDRHREGDILEIDFKRGLDNALIALTADESNAISNIFRSPKRACCVLYRDFCRALDEIFIEIETSMGDKEVTAVPLIHLANLDCFDCFLNFEERTLCSQALMKLARKPDEISNLKQVFQDFDRENCSTITRNQLMRALTVRDMHNIVSSRELDAVYKCFGLQRGLRLEFKYREFLNMLDILFQTGQVKRNY; encoded by the exons atggagGATGACGAGAGG caaaatttaaatttgaatgaaatatggCGAGCTTGCCGCAAAATTCAAGCAACGATTTTCCGTTATGGCTTCGACATTTGCGCCGATTTCATGGAGCATGATCCAAATTGCACCGGCTTAATATCAA ATTCGCTCTTCACCAGCATTTTGGGCAAGTATAAAAATGTTGCGGGACTTTCCGAGTTCGAGCTGCGTGAGGTGACGGATTACTTTCGTCTGCGCGATGGCCGTATAGCCTACAAGCAATTCTGCAAAGTGGTTTGCCAAGAAC CTGCGTCGACCAACAAAAAGGATTTGGCCACCGGACTGGAATGGAACGATCCAATGCATATTAATGTTATACCAAGACCTGAAGATCGACGTCGGCTATGtctaattctaataaaaattgcGCAATTTAGCAATTTGCCACTGTTTCCGTATTTCCAAGATTATGAAATA GTCTCACAGAATGTGGGTGTTGTGACCGTCGCACATTTTTCACGGGTTCTACACTTCATGAAGATTCCCATCTCCGATGATGACTTTCTGCTTTTGCTCAAACGTTATATCAAGGATTCGTATACTGTGAACTATGTTGCCTTCATAAGgcacatacaaaatattttagattatttaaaacaaaataatctgCTCGACGACGCAATG AAAATCATCAAAGACTTTCCCGGTCGTTTGGTTGATCTCGAACTCTCCGAGTTGCCCGCAATTAACGGTACTAAAGTGGCATTCAAAATATTCCCTGATCTTTGCAATCACCCAAAGGAGTATAAAGATGTGTGCGACCTCATATTCTGCATACAAAACTTCATACATAAGCGCCGCATAAGAGTGAAGGAATTCTTGGAGTGCTTCGATCACCTTCGCACGGGCACAATAACTAAAAATCAGTTTGAACGCGCCCTAGACAATGTCGGGGTGCGTAAGTATCTCTCGCAACGCGATATGAGAATGCTGTTTACACGCTATATAGATCCGATCGATACCAATCGCATTATGTGGCGCTTGTTTGAGGACGAAATCGATAAAG TGTTCACTATCAAGCATCTGGAGAAAACGCCTTTGCTGGAAGTGCAATCGCCACCGGACTACATAAAGCATATGCCCAGAGATGGCGCTTTAGACTGGGACCACGCCGAGGAGGTTATGCGCAATTATTGCGAGGAAGCTTTGCAACGCATACAAATGCGCATACGTAATCGGCGCTTGCACCTGCATCCGTTCTTCCGAAACTACGACAA ACTAAACCGAGGACATGTCGGCTGTAATCAAGCAAATCAAGTGTTTCTCACTAACGGCATTTTGCTTTCTAATAATGAGCTTAATGCACTGCTGGCACGCTATGGAAACGAGTTGGGATTCAATTACACGAAATTCCTCGAACATGCCGACCCCGCCGAGTACGCTGTACCTAAGCTGAAACCACATCCAGAGGCACTCAAGACAGAATGCCCTGCAACAAGCAAGAGTGTCGGCGACAACTACACCGAGGAATATATCATCAAACTGCTGTCGAATATTAAACGACAGGCAATAACGCGCAGCATCAATATTATCGACTTCCTGCAGGATTACGATCGTCATCGTGAGGGTGACATACTCGAGATTGACTTCAAGCGCGGCTTAGACAACGCACTTATAGCGCTAACAGCTGATGAATCGAACGCGATTAGCAATAT CTTCCGCTCACCGAAGCGCGCTTGCTGTGTGCTTTATCGTGACTTCTGTCGCGCGCTAGACGAAATCTTCATTGAAATCGAAACCTCCATGGGCGACAAAGAGGTGACCGCTGTACCCCTGATACACTTGGCCAATCTGGACTGTTTCGATTGCTTCCTCAATTTCGAAGAGCGCACGCTGTGCTCGCAAGCGCTCATGAAGTTGGCACGTAAGCCCGACGAAATCTCGAATTTGAAACAGGTCTTCCAGGACTTTGATCGCGAGAACTGCAGCACCATAACACGCAACCAGTTGATGCGTGCGCTAACTGTGCGCGATATGCACAACATCGTGAGCAGTCGCGAGCTGGACGCGGTCTACAAATGCTTCGGCTTACAACGCG GTCTACGCTTGGAGTTCAAATATCGCGAGTTCCTCAATATGCTGGACATTCTATTCCAAACGGGGCAGGTCAAGCGCAATTATTAG
- the LOC105218084 gene encoding uncharacterized protein LOC105218084, translated as MKYSVVLVASALLLVQLAGALPHVKRESEDSSSELRSAQERLMIYTFTEIAKLYKWVLENGSVVINNAVKELDEIPDKDDLLQANITRLSKIGSEVSQFKLEKDERSITKLLEYMVSFDALMDDYENMPSDSKLKLTLKTAFDNNGYKKFEDEFLLKVDEFFKNFDHAFVEYVKTLTAEEKVKQSRFFQWHEDFTAETNVATKLEKFDELFV; from the exons ATGAAGTATTCAGTAGTACTCGTCGCTAGCGCTTTGTTGTTGGTGCAG CTCGCTGGTGCCTTGCCGCATGTGAAACGTGAGTCCGAAGACTCCTCATCTGAACTACGCAGCGCACAGGAGCGACTGATGATTTATACCTTTACCGAAATAGCTAAACTCTACAAATGGGTGCTCGAGAATGGCAGTGTAGTGATTAATAATGCTGTTAAGGAACTCGATGAAATCCCAGACAAAGATGATCTATTGCAAGCGAATATCACACGCTTGTCAAAAATCGGTTCCGAGGTTTCTCAATTCAAGCTGGAAAAAGATGAGAGGAGCATTACAAAACTTTTGGAATATATGGTTAGTTTTGATGCATTGATGGACGATTATGAGAATATGCCAAGCGATTCGAAGTTGAAACTCACTCTGAAGACAGCTTTCGATAATAACGGTTACAAAAAATTCGAAGACGAATTCTTATTGAAAGTCGAtgagttttttaagaatttcgaTCATGCATTTGTGGAGTATGTGAAGACTTTGACTGCAGAAGAAAAGGTAAAGCAAAGCAGATTCTTTCAATGGCACGAAGACTTCACAGCTGAAACCAATGTGGCCACGAAACTTGAGAAGTTTGACgaattgtttgtttaa